In the Zingiber officinale cultivar Zhangliang chromosome 5A, Zo_v1.1, whole genome shotgun sequence genome, TCATTAAAGTGGAAAGGAGAAACCGAATGTACAATGTCATAGTGCACACTGGAAGTAGCAAGTTGATCAAATCCACAAAAAGTTCCATCTTTACTGATATTATACAAAATTTAACATACAGGTTCTGCATCAATAGAATACAGTGAGAACTGAGATAGCAACAGAGCACCTGCATCATAACCTATCTGCACTAGGCAAACTAAGGTACACTCAAAATCGTCTCATCATTGTCTCATCATTGCCGCGTAGAGGTGTCCGCAGTCCAGTATGTCTTAACAGCCACCAAGAGTTTCTCAGGGTTGAACGGTCCAGTTTCGTGATCCATGATCTGACTCTTCCATCTCATATGATTTGTTATCGACTGAACTTTTATAAGGACCTCTATGACGTCCCGTATGATCAGCGTTCCTTCTGGTCTTAGTATCCTGTCCATCTCCAACAGAATGTATGTGAAGTTACCCCTGCAAATAGAAATTATGAACGATACACCTTCTGCAACAACACGAACGCTACATTTTTCTTAAACGAAAAACTAAATGTTACCGGCCCTGATAAGTGCTGAAAATTCCATTAGCATGGATCAGATCATAAGTTCTAGGATAAGTGGAGAAGGCTTCATGCCAGTCATGATATGTTCCGATAAGCCCCCTTTCATAGATCACACCGAGAGTATCAAGTTTTGAATTTGCAGGTACCACATTCATCACCCACACAGGATACTCCGTCAAAACTGCTGCAAATCCACCCAGATACGCGTTCATGTCCATCACATTTCTGTATTGACCTTTAGACAATCCTGGAATGATTCTTTTGTAGTGAGCTACCCGTTCTTGCCACAATTGAGTGTCGTCTTCAAATGTCTTAGCGGTTAATCCAGGAATGGAATCACTGCTTATCCTTGGTGGAACAGAAAATGCCCTCTCAGGCCATTTTTTGAGCTTACCACCTGCAACCTCATCCTGATTACTCACTTCTGGTAGAGGGGTTATGCAAGCCTCCATTTTCTTATACCTGAAAAGATCATGAATCAAGCGAAATCAATATGTAGGATCTCTTTAAGGGTTTAGTTGTTCTTACCAAGCAGCATCAGCATTTTCATTCTTGCAAATGCGAGGTGTTTTATAGATCCTTCGGCTTTCTTTGCATTCAATATGATTGATTGGCTTTTGCCAAACCGCAAGATCATCTTTCTCAACTAGTTTCTTCCAGCATAGACGCTTAGCGACATCCTCTATTGAATCTTGCTCTTTCTTTAAGTTTTCTTGAGTTCTTTCCCAGCCTCTATAGTGCTTCTTCCAATTGATTGGAGGACCCGAAAGAATCCAATAACCACCCGGTCTCAGAACTCGATCAACTTCAGTTAGATATAAACCATCTGATACATAGATAGATTCACGCATATGTTATTTGATCCAGTAAGAACGGGTTGTTGGATTTGTTTGGTGTTGAATTACCATAAGCTTGCCAGGGTATAAGACATCGGGAACAATGAGCCATATCAAAAGCTCGAGCTGGGTAAGGCAGTCTCTGTGTTGCCATCACCCCGATCATGGCAGGAACTCCTCGCTCCAAAGCAAACTGAACTTGAGCTTCGTGCGTATCTCTTGGAGCAAATGACATTGTAATGATATCCCTCTTCAGAAGATAAGCACCCCAACTTGCAACCTACAATAACCTCTCGGTAATCAGATTGATTCAAGAGCAAGTAACACCAAAGACTCGAATAAGAAATCGACTTACTCCACAGCCTGTGTCAATGGCAGTCCTAATGTTACCATCAGTTAACGAGATGAGAGCATTGATGTCATCAATGTAAACATCAGCTCCATGTGGAAACATTGTTCCACCACCGGGGAACCTGAAACGATCACCTTCTACTTGGATCCAATTTTGAACAGCCTTCTCGATGCTGAGTTCTTTGTGAGGAATGTTGTCATACCAAGCATAGTCCCTGCACTGAGGCCACTTGAAGGGCGATTTATATTTCGGTGGAGCAGGGATTAGGCACTGGATGAGCTCATCTTCTCCAGGGCAATGTCGTTCTCGGTATGCAAGCATTTCCCTCGAGAACCTCCTTCCCCTAGTTCGGTCTTGGCAAGGAGTGTACTCGCTAAAGTTTAGGTTGCACGGAGGGAATTTCATGTCCACCATGGATGTTTCATTGAGGCCCAATGCATGGTGAGAGTCAAAATCAAGAGTAGCAAGCGAGGAAGATGAGGTGTCACATCCCACTTTCATATCCAAATCCGATTTAGGATTGACTGTGGTCGAGGAGTTTTGCCAAGCACCGAGTATGTAGAAGATCATACAAAGGCCAGTTACAACCAAGATGTTAGTTATGCGTCGCTTCTTCATTTCCATCTGAAAAATGTTCAAAGATCCAGAGCTGTCTTTGGCCATCAGAACTGTAACATATCGCGAAATGATTCATCATATTTCGAACCAAAGTCCTAACTCTTAGATCAAAGCAAACAACTCAAAAGATCAAGCACAAAGGGTAACTGCCCTATGATTTGGGTATGgtgatgaagaagaaaaacaaaataatcttGCAAGAACAGTAATGGTGTCAATGATAGTTTTCCAGAGAAAAGGCGCTGGTTCATATCCAAGAAGCATAAGAAGAGACTTGATGAACCCTAatttggttaagagaagaaacaaatcCATCATCAGTAGATCCTTCAATTATCAAACTAAGAAACCACGTAGACAATTAAACAAACACGTCCAGGACGAGCAGAAACAAGCATGCTCAGCAATGAAAAGAAAACAACaacaagagagcaagaagaaacccTAAACACACTTGCATCGTATGACCAACCTTTCCCTGTAAGTGGAagaacaaagaagaagagaaagctaccAAACATCCATAATACACATCCCCAAGTTGATCCAAGAAGGCCacaatagatagatagatagatagataccTTCCTGAGGATTTTAATGAACACAGCATATGCAAAAGGACCAGAGGTCAGAGACCAAAGTCCTCACATGGGCCAGCCATTAGAAAACCCTGAAATCACGTTAAAGACATGGCCATACATACCTGAACAAGCTTCTGCCTTTCTGCTTTTTCTCTGATCGATGGCAAGAGAAAGTGACCCACTGGAACTCTTGAGCCTTCAAGAACAAATGATTGATGGTTCTTTATTGTGCTGTAGATCTCTAGCTCATTGTGTTACTAAGCTTCATTTGATTTGGTCATTTCCATGGAATAGAACTGTGAGGGTCAAGTTTAAGAGAGATTTTCCAGCCTGAAAATGCTCTGGTTTTATCACTTTGTAGACCTGTTTTTTCCTTCTTGTTTGGTCAAATAATGTAGATTTCTTTTTTTGCTTTGTGACAAAAGACATGTTCTTTGACTTTCGGCAACCCTTTTGAATTAAGAAAGGAATCTTGGTCTCAGCCATGCATGGTGCAATCTTGCCATAAATGACTGCGAGTGAGTTTAGGGTCGCAATAAATGATTCAGGGAAGCTGGAGATCAGATGCAGTGGCCGATATAAATGAACTTTAATGActactgtattttttttttctatgttcTGACATCTGTATACATTATTGATATGATACGTAATAATAAGATccgataaaattaaaaaattaaaataaagaaaaagtaaCAGtcaaaagttagaaaaatataataaattaagaatatATGATAGTCAAAAGTTAAAAGGATATAATAGTTAACCGTCAAGAAGACGTGATAGTCAACAATTAGGAGGACGTGACAGTTAGCAGCTGGGAAAAGAAGATATAGGATCGCCTGATGTCATCAGGCGCATGATGCCTGGGTGAGCGATTACAGATCAAGATCCCAGACCTGAATCAGGATGTACAACTAGGGTGATGCTCGACCTGCTCCGACTGGTCGGGGTTTCACAGCGCAGTCATATTCAGGCATGGTTCTCTCAATAAACCAACTCCCGGTCAGTTCTTGGGCGATCTCTCCATAGCTCTTCTTGCTCCTCAAGACTTAGGCTAGGTGTTATACCTGACAGATCACCCCGAGCTGCCCCCTAGTTATACCTGGACGGGACAGAAGGCGCTACGCGACAACAAGATCAGAGAATCGTAACCGTCTGTCCGAGAATAACTgttgtatgtcagggaatattccaatggtatGCGGTCATTTGAGAATAGAACCTTCTTCCAGTCCACGAGAGGGTGTCACACGTCCTCCATCACTAGAtaggtcctgacacccgacattccctgacatcggTTAGACTCCAGAGGtacgcattgtcatataaaaagggagatcctTTCCCTTGAGCAagtacgctctctcgcacattcgcacttgtcttctacttttctttctccttcgtacattgttcttctagggaaaaagtacctaacttgagcgtcggagggtctgtgtcagggactttttccctggtgtCTGGCTTCTAACATTCCGAGTGCTTGtatgagtgtgcgcagagctctAAGTACTGAAATACCACCGCTTCAGTGACCATCGTTCGTCAACGCCACGTTAGGGTCCATTCTCTTGGGCACGTGCGATAAGGGCGTCCTAGTCATCTCTTCGTCAACCCCAGCAACAACTCATCCtgccttcgtctgactcagattttggataggatcaatttggcaccgtctgtgggaatctcctTCACCTATTCTGGAATGTGAAGATCAAGGATACCGGAAGAATCAATGTCACTATGACAGCAGGAGAATATGAActgttcaaggaggccaagaggcgagAGTGGCTTCCGAAAAACAAACCATTACTTCATGACCGTACAAGATGCCTGCGATTTCCAAGAATCCTACTTGCGTCGCGAATAGGGGGTCTAAGAGGAAATGACCTGAGTATTTCCCTCCAACCTTCTATCGGGAGCCTGGCCCGGACCAGTACCACAAGGGCCCAGACTGTTACAATAAGAAAAAGCAACCACAAGCCTCTATCGCGGAGAG is a window encoding:
- the LOC121981105 gene encoding probable methyltransferase PMT17 isoform X2; its protein translation is MAKDSSGSLNIFQMEMKKRRITNILVVTGLCMIFYILGAWQNSSTTVNPKSDLDMKVGCDTSSSSLATLDFDSHHALGLNETSMVDMKFPPCNLNFSEYTPCQDRTRGRRFSREMLAYRERHCPGEDELIQCLIPAPPKYKSPFKWPQCRDYAWYDNIPHKELSIEKAVQNWIQVEGDRFRFPGGGTMFPHGADVYIDDINALISLTDGNIRTAIDTGCGVASWGAYLLKRDIITMSFAPRDTHEAQVQFALERGVPAMIGVMATQRLPYPARAFDMAHCSRCLIPWQAYDGLYLTEVDRVLRPGGYWILSGPPINWKKHYRGWERTQENLKKEQDSIEDVAKRLCWKKLVEKDDLAVWQKPINHIECKESRRIYKTPRICKNENADAAWYKKMEACITPLPEVSNQDEVAGGKLKKWPERAFSVPPRISSDSIPGLTAKTFEDDTQLWQERVAHYKRIIPGLSKGQYRNVMDMNAYLGGFAAVLTEYPVWVMNVVPANSKLDTLGVIYERGLIGTYHDWHEAFSTYPRTYDLIHANGIFSTYQGRGNFTYILLEMDRILRPEGTLIIRDVIEVLIKVQSITNHMRWKSQIMDHETGPFNPEKLLVAVKTYWTADTSTRQ
- the LOC121981105 gene encoding probable methyltransferase PMT17 isoform X1, coding for MFGSFLFFFVLPLTGKVLMAKDSSGSLNIFQMEMKKRRITNILVVTGLCMIFYILGAWQNSSTTVNPKSDLDMKVGCDTSSSSLATLDFDSHHALGLNETSMVDMKFPPCNLNFSEYTPCQDRTRGRRFSREMLAYRERHCPGEDELIQCLIPAPPKYKSPFKWPQCRDYAWYDNIPHKELSIEKAVQNWIQVEGDRFRFPGGGTMFPHGADVYIDDINALISLTDGNIRTAIDTGCGVASWGAYLLKRDIITMSFAPRDTHEAQVQFALERGVPAMIGVMATQRLPYPARAFDMAHCSRCLIPWQAYDGLYLTEVDRVLRPGGYWILSGPPINWKKHYRGWERTQENLKKEQDSIEDVAKRLCWKKLVEKDDLAVWQKPINHIECKESRRIYKTPRICKNENADAAWYKKMEACITPLPEVSNQDEVAGGKLKKWPERAFSVPPRISSDSIPGLTAKTFEDDTQLWQERVAHYKRIIPGLSKGQYRNVMDMNAYLGGFAAVLTEYPVWVMNVVPANSKLDTLGVIYERGLIGTYHDWHEAFSTYPRTYDLIHANGIFSTYQGRGNFTYILLEMDRILRPEGTLIIRDVIEVLIKVQSITNHMRWKSQIMDHETGPFNPEKLLVAVKTYWTADTSTRQ